Genomic segment of Sphingopyxis lindanitolerans:
GGTCGGCGGCTCCTGCGCGAATACGTCGAGCGCCGCGCCCGCGACATGGCCGCTGTCGAGCGCGTCCTTGAGCGCCGCCTCGTCGATCAATCCGCCGCGCGCGCAGTTGATGATCCGCACGCCCTTCTTCGCCTTGGCGATATTTTCGGCCGACAGGATGTTCCGCGTCTGGTCGGTCAGCGGCGTGTGCAGCGTGATGAAGTCGGCCTTCGCCAACAGCGTGTCGAGGTCGGCCTTTTCGACGCCGAGTTCGACGGCGCGTTCGGGGGTCAGAAAGGGATCAAAGGCGACGACCTTCATGCGCAGGCCCAGCGCACGCTCGGCGACGATGCTGCCGATGTTGCCGCAACCGATCAGGCCGAGCGTCTTCGAGGTCAGCTCGACCCCCATGAAATCATTCTTCGGCCATTTGCCCGCCTGGGTCCGCGTGTTGGCTTCGGGAATCTGGCGGGCGAGCGCGAACATCATCGCGACCGCATGTTCGGCGGTGGTGATGCTGTTGCCGAAGGGGGTGTTCATCACGATGACGCCCTTCTTCGACGCCTCCGGGATATCGACATTGTCGACGCCGATCCCGGCGCGGCCGACGACCTTGAGGTTCGTCGCGGCGGCGAGGACGTCGGCGGTCACCTTGGTGGCCGAACGGATCGCGAGGCCGTCATAATCGCCGATCATCGCGATCAGTTCGTCCTTGGTCTTGCCGGTGATCTCATCGACCTGAATGCCGCGCTCCTTGAAGATCGCGGCGGCTTTGGGGTCCATCTTGTCGCTGATGAGGACTTTGGGTTGGGTCATTTCGATATTCCTTCTTTCCTGTCATTCCCGGGAAAGCGGGAACCCAGGGTGGGATCAGCCCACGCACGCTCTGGGTCCCCGCTTTCGCGGGGATGACGAAAAATGTTAGACGGTGAGAGTTTCGTAAGCCCAGTCGAGCCAGGGGCCGAGCGCTTCGATATCGGCGGTGTCGACCGTCGCACCGCACCAGATGCGCAGGCCCGGAGGCGCGTCGCGATAGCCCGCGATGTCATAGGCCGCGCCTTCGGCTTCGAGCAACCCGGCGAATTTCTTGATGAAATCCGCGTCGGCGCCCGCGACCGACAGGCAGACCGAGGTCTTCGACCGGCTGGCGGGGTCGGCGGCGAGGTGGGAGAGCCAGTCGCGTTCCGAAACGATCTTGTCGAGCGCCGCGGCATTGGCGTCGCTGCGCGCCTTGAGGCCGTTCAGACCGCCGAGCGATTTTGCCCATTCCAGCGCGAAGATCGCATCCTCGACCGCGAGCATCGACGGGGTATTGATCGTCTCGCCCTTGAACACGCCTTCGGCCAGCGCGCCCTTGCTGACAAGGCGGAACACCTTGGGCAGCGGCCAGGCGGGGGTGTGGGTTTCGAGGCGCTCGACCGCGCGAGGGCCGAGGATCAGCACGCCGTGACCGCCTTCGCCGCCGAGCACTTTCTGCCAGCTGAAGGTCGCGACGTCGATCTTGTCCCACGGCAGGTCGTAAGCGAACACCGCGCTGGTCGCGTCGGCGAAGCTCAGCCCTTCGCGGTCGGCGGCGATCCAGTCGCCGTTCGGAACGCGGACGCCGCTGGTGGTGCCGTTCCAGGTGAACAGCACGTCGTTCGACCAGTCGACCTGGGTGAGGTCGGGGAGCGCGCCGTAATCGGCGCGAATGACGGTCGGATCGAGCTTGAGTTGCTTGGCCGCGTCGGTGACCCAGCCCTCGCCGAAGCTCTCCCATGCGAGCGTCGTGACGGGGCGCTGCCCAAGCATCGTCCACATCGCCATTTCGAAGGCGCCGGTGTCGCTACCCGGAACGATGCCGATGCGGTGGGTGTCGGGAAGCTGCAGCATCTCGCGCATCAGGTCGATGCAAAGCGCGAGACGCGTCTTGCCGATCTTGGCGCGGTGCGAGCGACCCAGTGATTCGGTGGCTAGTTTTTCGGGGGACCAGACCGGCGGCTTGGCGCAGGGACCGGAGGAGAAATAGGGGCGCGCAGGGCGCAATTCGGGTGTCGGCACTTCACTCATCATAGTCTCTCCTTGCAGAGAGCTCGCGCGGCGTTGGGACCGCGTGGCCCGGCGCCGCGTTTAGGGAGAGGCGCGCAACTGTCAAACAAAATGCGCGGACCGGGCGAAATTTTCGACGAGCCGAGGTCAAAGGTTAGCGACTTGTTAACCACATCGTCGATAATTTGACGGCCATGTCGATCCCGTCTTTCCTGAAGCCCCGGATATGGGTCGCCGCGACCGCGATGCTGGCCCTATCCGCCTGTTTCGGCGCCCCCGAGGTGATGAAGCAGGGCGGCGCCAAGCGCACGGCGTCGACGACACCCCAGCGCCCGCAGATCACGGGAACGCCATCCTTCACCAGCGCCGAGGCACAGCAATGCGCCTTCGATCTCAAGCAGGCCGGGGTGCGCTTCACGCCGCTGCCCAACCAGGATCATGGCGGCGGTTGCAGCTCGATCGATTCGGTGAAGCTGCTCGACATCGGCACGCCGGTGACGAATCTGGGACCGATGACCTGCCCGCTCGCGCGCAATTTCGCGGCCTGGGCGCGCTATGCGGTGAAGCCCGCGGCGCGCCAATATTTCAAGACCGAAGTCGTGAAGATCGAGACCTATGGCACCTATAGCTGCCGCAATATCTATGGCGGCCGTTCGGGGCGGCTGTCGCAGCACGCCTCTTCGAACGCGATCGACGTCGCGGGCTTCGTGCTCGCCGACGGGCGGCGGATCATGCTCGACGGCGGGTGGCACGGCGACAAGGCGTCGCAGGATTTTCTCCGCGCGCTTCACAAATCGGCGTGCCGCCGCTTCGGCACAGTGCTCAGCCCCGATTATAACGCGGCGCATTACAATCACTTCCACCTCGATATGAGCGGGAACGGTTACTGCCGCTGACGTTCCTTCCCCCCATGGAGGGGGAGCCGTCTTGGCAAAGTCACGCGAAACGGCTAGCCGCTCGCTAATGGCAAAAGACAAACAACCCCATCGTTCGCGTTTCCACAAGGCAAAGGACGACGCGCAGTTCGCCCAGCAA
This window contains:
- the serA gene encoding phosphoglycerate dehydrogenase, translating into MTQPKVLISDKMDPKAAAIFKERGIQVDEITGKTKDELIAMIGDYDGLAIRSATKVTADVLAAATNLKVVGRAGIGVDNVDIPEASKKGVIVMNTPFGNSITTAEHAVAMMFALARQIPEANTRTQAGKWPKNDFMGVELTSKTLGLIGCGNIGSIVAERALGLRMKVVAFDPFLTPERAVELGVEKADLDTLLAKADFITLHTPLTDQTRNILSAENIAKAKKGVRIINCARGGLIDEAALKDALDSGHVAGAALDVFAQEPPTADHPLFSTPNFICTPHLGASTDEAQVNVAIQVAEQISDYLLTGGITNALNVPSLSAEEAPKLRPYMSLAEKLGSLVGQLAHDNLTTISVEVEGAAAELNLKPITAAVLTGLMRQYSDSVNMVNAPHLARERGLDVREVRHDRDGDYHTLVRVTVATSDGDRSVAGTLFSNGDPRLVEMFGIKVEADLDGHMLYIVNEDAPGFIGRIGTALGEAGLNIGTFHLGRRAAGGEAVLLLSLDSPMPEPLLWQLCQLPGVKTVKGLKF
- a CDS encoding phosphoserine transaminase, which produces MSEVPTPELRPARPYFSSGPCAKPPVWSPEKLATESLGRSHRAKIGKTRLALCIDLMREMLQLPDTHRIGIVPGSDTGAFEMAMWTMLGQRPVTTLAWESFGEGWVTDAAKQLKLDPTVIRADYGALPDLTQVDWSNDVLFTWNGTTSGVRVPNGDWIAADREGLSFADATSAVFAYDLPWDKIDVATFSWQKVLGGEGGHGVLILGPRAVERLETHTPAWPLPKVFRLVSKGALAEGVFKGETINTPSMLAVEDAIFALEWAKSLGGLNGLKARSDANAAALDKIVSERDWLSHLAADPASRSKTSVCLSVAGADADFIKKFAGLLEAEGAAYDIAGYRDAPPGLRIWCGATVDTADIEALGPWLDWAYETLTV
- a CDS encoding extensin family protein, whose translation is MSIPSFLKPRIWVAATAMLALSACFGAPEVMKQGGAKRTASTTPQRPQITGTPSFTSAEAQQCAFDLKQAGVRFTPLPNQDHGGGCSSIDSVKLLDIGTPVTNLGPMTCPLARNFAAWARYAVKPAARQYFKTEVVKIETYGTYSCRNIYGGRSGRLSQHASSNAIDVAGFVLADGRRIMLDGGWHGDKASQDFLRALHKSACRRFGTVLSPDYNAAHYNHFHLDMSGNGYCR